Proteins from a genomic interval of Gossypium hirsutum isolate 1008001.06 chromosome A09, Gossypium_hirsutum_v2.1, whole genome shotgun sequence:
- the LOC107928434 gene encoding probable membrane-associated kinase regulator 1: MGKKREKIGSRSQTLPSSPSHSFSSSSSSDFEFTISLSPRAATSSSLCPADDLFYKGQLLPLHLSPRLSMVRTLLLASSSTSSSSAATASRDSTASSSNDSHSSFSSDLVLLSADCGSSRPSSVSDDDGLKRVLHNTGNQQQQIKKNKYFSLSRFSSVFNKENNKKLDQVNMAATPSSVKKISTTAKRVISKYLKKVKPLYEKLSLKQDEKMGGVESVSTLSTTTSFPASFSIKPERSVKENNNGGGFSHSFSGNLRYPRRRSCISSCPSSMRSSPSHSGVLSRNGFPSINTGRVGSVGGMMHYPDRSSMEELQSAIQGAIAHCKNSLAQNKTTVISNEI, encoded by the coding sequence ATGgggaagaaaagagagaaaataggTTCAAGATCTCAAACACTACCCTCATCTCCTTCCCACTCTTTCTCTTCATCTTCCTCTTCCGACTTTGAGTTCACCATCTCCCTTTCCCCACGCGCCGCCACCTCTTCCTCCCTATGTCCAGCCGACGACCTCTTCTACAAAGGCCAGCTCTTACCTCTCCACCTTTCTCCTCGTCTCTCCATGGTCCGTACCCTCCTCTTAGCTTCCTCCAGCACTTCCTCCTCTTCCGCAGCCACTGCCTCTCGTGACTCCACCGCCAGCAGTTCCAATGACTCCCATTCTTCTTTTTCCAGTGACCTAGTTTTGCTCTCCGCCGATTGCGGTTCCTCCAGGCCTAGCTCCGTCTCCGATGACGACGGTCTCAAAAGGGTACTTCACAATACAGGGAACCAACAACAACAAATCAAGAAGAACAAGTATTTCTCCTTGTCTAGATTCTCTTCGGTGTTCAACAAGGAAAACAACAAGAAGCTTGACCAGGTAAACATGGCGGCAACTCCTTCGTCGGTTAAAAAAATAAGCACGACGGCGAAACGAGTAATAAGCAAATATTTGAAGAAAGTGAAGCCATTATACGAGAAACTATCACTTAAGCAAGATGAAAAAATGGGAGGAGTTGAATCGGTTTCAACTTTGTCAACAACAACATCATTTCCAGCTTCATTCTCGATCAAACCAGAGAGATCTGTCAAAGAAAACAACAATGGCGGTGGATTTTCTCACTCTTTCTCGGGAAACTTGAGGTACCCAAGAAGGAGAAGCTGCATTTCGAGCTGCCCATCATCCATGAGGTCATCGCCGAGCCACTCTGGGGTGCTTTCTCGAAATGGGTTTCCGAGCATCAATACGGGTCGGGTCGGTAGCGTTGGCGGCATGATGCACTACCCGGATCGGTCGTCAATGGAAGAACTCCAAAGTGCTATTCAAGGTGCCATTGCTCATTGCAAAAATTCATTGGCTCAAAACAAAACTACTGTAATAAGTAACGAAATTTAA
- the LOC107928606 gene encoding sugar transport protein 13 has product MPAGGFSSVTPAGVEFEAKITPIVIISCIMAATGGLMFGYDVGVSGGVTSMPDFLKKFFPVVYRKTRNPGIDGNYCKYDNQGLQLFTSSLYLAGLTATFFASYTTRRLGRRLTMLIAGFFFIAGVVLNAAAQDLAMLIFGRILLGCGVGFANQAVPLFLSEIAPTRIRGGLNILFQLNVTIGILFASLVNYGTAKITGGWGWRLSLGLAGIPALLLTVGALLVVDSPNSLIERGRLDEGKAVLRKIRGTDKIEPEFLELVEASRIAKEVKHPFRNLLKRRNRPQLVIAVALQIFQQCTGINAIMFYAPVLFDTLGFGNDAALYSAVITGAVNVLSTVVSIYSVDKVGRRVLLLEAGVQMFISQVIIAIILAFKVKDHSDDLHKGFAILVVVMICTFVSAFAWSWGPLGWLIPSETFPLETRSAGQSVTVCVNLLFTFVIAQAFLSMLCHFKYGIFLFFSGWVVIMSIFTLFLIPETKNIPIEEMTERVWKQHWFWKRFMDDDEVADVTNGDIAKKNGHANGFDPTSQL; this is encoded by the exons ATGCCGGCAGGTGGATTCTCTTCGGTTACACCGGCGGGGGTGGAATTCGAAGCAAAGATCACTCCTATAGTCATCATTTCCTGTATAATGGCAGCCACCGGAGGCCTCATGTTCGGTTACGACGTCGGCGTTTCTG gtGGTGTTACGTCCATGCCCGACTTCTTGAAAAAATTCTTTCCGGTTGTTTACCGGAAAACCAGAAACCCTGGAATCGATGGAAATTATTGCAAATATGACAATCAAGGCCTTCAATTGTTCACTTCATCGCTTTATTTGGCTGGTTTAACTGCCACTTTCTTCGCATCCTACACCACTAGGAGGCTCGGTCGCCGCCTCACCATGTTGATCGCCGGTTTCTTTTTCATTGCCGGTGTTGTTCTTAACGCCGCTGCCCAAGACCTAGCCATGCTTATTTTTGGCAGGATATTGCTCGGTTGTGGTGTCGGTTTCGCTAATCAG GCTGTGCCACTGTTTCTCTCAGAGATTGCACCTACAAGAATACGTGGAGGGTTAAACATATTATTCCAACTTAATGTCACTATTGGAATTCTTTTTGCCAGTCTTGTCAACTACGGGACTGCTAA AATCACAGGGGGATGGGGTTGGAGACTATCATTAGGATTAGCCGGCATTCCAGCACTTCTCCTAACTGTGGGGGCTCTCTTGGTGGTCGACAGTCCTAACAGTCTCATCGAGCGAGGTCGTCTCGATGAAGGAAAGGCCGTTCTCCGAAAGATTCGGGGCACCGATAAGATTGAGCCTGAATTCCTGGAACTTGTCGAGGCAAGTCGTATAGCTAAAGAAGTGAAACATCCTTTCAGGAATCTCCTTAAACGTAGGAACCGACCCCAACTTGTCATCGCAGTTGCCTTGCAG ATTTTCCAACAATGTACAGGTATCAATGCTATCATGTTTTATGCGCCGGTCTTGTTTGACACATTGGGATTTGGCAATGATGCTGCACTTTACTCTGCTGTTATAACCGGCGCTGTCAATGTGTTATCTACCGTCGTATCCATTTACTCGGTCGACAAAGTAGGCCGTCGTGTGTTGTTACTCGAAGCCGGTGTCCAAATGTTTATTTCTCAAGTAATCATAGCAATTATACTAGCATTCAAGGTTAAAGATCACTCTGACGATCTCCACAAAGGTTTTGCAATCCTAGTAGTTGTTATGATATGCACTTTTGTGTCAGCCTTTGCATGGTCTTGGGGACCTCTTGGGTGGCTCATCCCTAGTGAAACATTCCCCCTCGAGACCCGATCGGCCGGGCAGAGTGTAACGGTCTGTGTCAACCTGCTCTTCACCTTTGTCATAGCTCAGGCTTTCCTCTCAATGCTCTGTCATTTCAAGTACGGAATCTTCTTGTTCTTCTCCGGTTGGGTCGTGATTATGTCCATCTTTACATTGTTCCTTATCCCTGAAACAAAAAACATCCCGATTGAAGAGATGACGGAGAGAGTGTGGAAGCAACACTGGTTTTGGAAGAGATTCATGGATGATGATGAGGTAGCAGATGTTACCAATGGTGACATTGCAAAGAAAAATGGGCATGCTAATGGTTTTGATCCAACTTCCCAGTTGTAA
- the LOC107928466 gene encoding mavicyanin: MGFSKRGAAEIVLAVTAVVALLQFSHAAVYKVGDSAGWTSIGNLDYKQWSATKTFQVGDIIRFEYNAQFHNVMRVTHPMYKACNASAPLATYTSGNDTINITTKGHHYFICGAPGHCQAGQKVDINVLRTSDTAPTTAPEGSTAASVPSAGSPAPSPSSGISLRASKGSLITKLCLAMAGFAVFVSGFY, from the exons ATGGGTTTTTCAAAGAGAGGTGCGGCTGAGATTGTTTTGGCGGTGACGGCTGTTGTTGCCTTGTTGCAGTTCTCCCATGCAGCTGTTTACAAGGTTGGAGACAGTGCTGGTTGGACCTCCATTGGCAACCTTGACTACAAACAATGGTCTGCTACTAAAACCTTCCAAGTTGGTGACATTATTC GTTTTGAGTACAATGCTCAGTTTCACAACGTGATGCGAGTAACCCATCCTATGTACAAAGCCTGCAATGCCTCGGCCCCTTTGGCTACCTACACTTCTGGCAATGACACCATCAACATTACCACTAAAGGTCACCACTATTTCATCTGTGGTGCTCCTGGACATTGTCAAGCTGGTCAGAAAGTCGACATCAACGTGCTTCGCACATCCGATACAGCTCCGACTACAGCTCCCGAGGGATCAACAGCCGCTTCAGTTCCATCTGCCGGTAGTCCTGCACCTTCGCCAAGCAGCGGTATCTCCTTGAGAGCTTCCAAGGGGAGTCTAATCACTAAGCTTTGTTTAGCAATGGCTGGTTTTGCAGTTTTTGTATCAGGTTTTTattga